One genomic window of bacterium includes the following:
- a CDS encoding acetoacetate decarboxylase family protein codes for MTEYTIQGRKVGMPVEVRDASSGNAMFLVESAGVEKLLPGDSFEPVEAAAGMTQVLLGIIDYRDNDLGDYNEAAIIFFVKPRGGSPEQAGTFIYRLPVNQDFTCEAGFRIWGFPKTVEEIDLNYTDTSATGKLVMDGRHVFTLTLPRKQVAAESGVEPLEIFTYTYIEGLPHRNSMSQGGGTFTSPGAEGFRLVLGDHPLADELRGLGLDHATPLLCTWTESMSGVFEAPQPI; via the coding sequence GTGACCGAGTACACGATCCAGGGACGCAAGGTAGGCATGCCGGTCGAGGTGCGCGATGCTTCGTCGGGCAATGCGATGTTCCTGGTGGAATCGGCGGGCGTAGAAAAGCTGCTTCCGGGTGATTCGTTCGAGCCCGTCGAAGCTGCAGCAGGCATGACCCAGGTCCTACTCGGAATCATCGACTACCGGGACAACGACCTCGGCGACTACAACGAAGCGGCCATCATCTTCTTCGTGAAGCCGCGGGGTGGAAGTCCCGAACAGGCTGGCACTTTCATCTATCGCCTTCCCGTCAATCAGGATTTCACCTGCGAAGCGGGTTTCAGGATCTGGGGGTTCCCCAAGACCGTCGAAGAAATCGACCTCAACTACACCGATACTTCGGCGACGGGAAAGCTGGTCATGGACGGGCGTCACGTATTCACGCTCACCCTACCGCGCAAGCAGGTTGCAGCCGAGAGCGGTGTCGAACCCTTGGAGATCTTCACCTACACCTACATCGAAGGCCTTCCGCATCGAAACAGCATGAGTCAGGGCGGCGGAACCTTCACAAGCCCTGGAGCCGAGGGCTTTCGACTGGTTCTGGGCGATCATCCACTTGCCGATGAGCTGCGTGGCCTGGGACTCGACCACGCGACTCCGTTATTGTGCACGTGGACTGAGAGCATGAGCGGAGTGTTCGAGGCGCCGCAGCCGATCTGA
- a CDS encoding LTA synthase family protein, with translation MQDSTPVTTGAPTSRPWLTPVLCTAFAGLLITQESRLLLEITPDSQSMVTWPWRLLSPLAALSFALLLPWRLRWIFLGLVGSAASLIMTADSAYFSFFHSVTSLRAAVSLHQLWDVRDSVFHLVEPAQLVLVVAFIGLALFGALGKAPRSPGLLTSARAWSAGLAALSLVVWWIAWRTPVMENTHHIGNQPKRLPSEHWGSRYSPVRFAATFGVVNYHLNDLGRWSRSRIFAPAPPTRERRGEIRNLLERKFELNQSSSPLRGIAEGRHVVILQMESWQQFLVDLKIDGVEVMPFFNALSREGLRFDYMMDVTHLGRTSDAEFAVHTGLLPDVRKPASFFHLGSIAVSMPRTLKRMGYRTASYHGYDRAFWNRAYTHPEWGIEEMYFEEAFREEEQLGLGASDRAVFRFVTEKLVSSDQPAMSFVLSLSSHHPYIYTPREYEKLFAYMDPSQGYGLMGAYLRAVHYADWALGEFIDEMKRKGLHEKTLYVIYGDHDMGGLAMKRGIPELGQNVSSPSADRIPLLIHIPGEEARLASVGDTYRDTIGGLHDLFPTIVHLLGEDPPLGVTGTHLFVPQAERDPLPIPGPADLYVWDHMLHGPGGFLPLKPGLTPQRPVPGPKGPTLERQLIEDMLDHRLQRELIALRSAARAN, from the coding sequence GTGCAGGACTCTACACCGGTTACGACAGGTGCGCCGACTTCGCGCCCATGGCTCACACCTGTGCTGTGTACCGCCTTTGCCGGACTTCTGATCACGCAGGAGTCCAGGCTCCTCCTCGAAATCACCCCCGATTCGCAATCCATGGTGACCTGGCCGTGGCGGCTGCTATCACCCCTGGCCGCTCTCTCGTTCGCGCTGCTTCTGCCGTGGCGGCTTCGCTGGATCTTTCTGGGGCTGGTCGGAAGTGCCGCCTCGCTGATCATGACGGCCGACAGCGCCTACTTCTCGTTCTTTCACTCTGTCACGTCACTTCGGGCCGCGGTCTCTCTCCACCAGCTCTGGGACGTTCGCGACAGTGTCTTCCACCTGGTCGAGCCTGCCCAATTGGTTCTCGTCGTCGCATTCATCGGGCTCGCACTCTTTGGAGCGCTGGGGAAGGCTCCGAGGTCGCCCGGATTGCTGACGTCCGCGCGCGCCTGGTCTGCGGGTCTGGCCGCGTTGTCGCTTGTTGTCTGGTGGATCGCCTGGCGAACACCCGTAATGGAGAATACGCACCATATCGGGAATCAGCCCAAGCGCCTGCCGAGTGAGCACTGGGGATCGCGGTATTCGCCCGTGCGTTTTGCTGCCACATTTGGCGTCGTCAACTATCACCTGAACGATCTAGGACGTTGGTCTCGCTCGCGAATCTTCGCACCAGCGCCGCCGACCCGGGAACGGCGCGGCGAAATCAGGAACCTCTTGGAACGCAAGTTCGAGCTCAACCAAAGCTCGAGTCCGCTTCGAGGAATTGCTGAAGGACGTCATGTCGTCATTCTGCAGATGGAGAGCTGGCAGCAGTTCCTCGTCGATCTGAAGATCGATGGCGTTGAAGTCATGCCGTTTTTCAACGCGCTCTCTCGCGAAGGTCTTCGTTTCGACTACATGATGGACGTGACCCATCTCGGTCGAACTTCAGATGCGGAGTTCGCAGTTCACACTGGCCTGCTTCCCGATGTGCGAAAACCGGCTTCCTTCTTCCATCTGGGCAGTATCGCTGTCTCGATGCCGCGCACGCTCAAGCGCATGGGCTATCGCACGGCCTCCTACCACGGATACGACCGCGCATTCTGGAATCGCGCCTACACGCACCCTGAATGGGGCATCGAAGAGATGTACTTCGAGGAGGCGTTCCGCGAGGAAGAGCAGTTGGGTCTGGGTGCTTCGGATCGCGCGGTGTTCAGATTCGTGACGGAGAAGCTTGTCAGCAGCGACCAGCCCGCGATGTCTTTCGTCCTGTCGCTGAGTTCCCATCACCCGTACATCTACACACCCCGGGAATACGAAAAATTATTCGCGTACATGGATCCGTCCCAGGGCTACGGTCTGATGGGTGCGTACCTGCGAGCCGTGCATTATGCCGACTGGGCTCTTGGGGAGTTCATCGACGAGATGAAGCGCAAGGGCCTGCACGAGAAGACGCTCTATGTGATCTACGGGGATCACGATATGGGCGGTCTGGCGATGAAGCGCGGAATTCCGGAACTCGGCCAGAACGTCTCGAGTCCATCCGCCGACCGCATTCCGCTCCTGATCCACATTCCGGGCGAAGAGGCGCGCCTGGCGAGTGTCGGCGACACCTACCGCGATACCATCGGCGGTCTGCACGATCTCTTTCCGACGATCGTGCACCTGCTCGGCGAAGACCCTCCTCTGGGTGTGACGGGTACACATTTGTTCGTTCCTCAAGCTGAACGAGATCCCTTGCCGATTCCCGGTCCCGCTGATCTCTACGTCTGGGATCACATGCTCCACGGACCGGGAGGCTTCCTACCCCTCAAACCCGGACTGACACCCCAAAGGCCCGTGCCAGGACCGAAAGGGCCGACACTCGAACGCCAGCTCATCGAAGATATGCTCGACCACCGCTTGCAGCGCGAACTGATCGCTTTGCGCTCAGCAGCACGAGCTAACTGA
- a CDS encoding flippase-like domain-containing protein gives MTDPVSSETRASRPWMGYAKIAVSLALLVLLAWQLDVEAMFEELRATPLSTMIWIGAIICVQVIVSNIRWWRVLAHLECRDSFRRLLADNLVGRALNLVLPTQVGGDVVRGLRAKARLGSRNAWASILFERMLGLLTLALIPAAALLIWQRDVPEIWLWGCGAVVINLVVALLFIDRVLERFGHMASSIPRIAVLLHRLTDALRGGLSSWSARLETVLWSAIVHGLNLTMLLLVGSEWSQPDLVSAILIGVPIAIIGAMVPISFGGFGVREGLFVVTLGLLGIESDRALALSVVWILALVPPAIVGIGVLAFERTS, from the coding sequence ATGACTGATCCGGTTTCCTCCGAGACCCGTGCGTCTCGGCCTTGGATGGGTTACGCAAAGATCGCCGTCAGTCTGGCGCTACTGGTGCTTCTGGCCTGGCAACTCGACGTCGAGGCGATGTTCGAGGAACTGCGTGCGACCCCGCTTTCGACCATGATCTGGATCGGCGCGATCATCTGCGTGCAGGTGATCGTCTCCAATATTCGCTGGTGGCGCGTGCTGGCGCATCTGGAATGCCGGGATTCATTCCGGAGACTGCTCGCCGACAATCTGGTGGGGCGCGCCTTGAACCTCGTGCTTCCGACCCAGGTCGGTGGCGACGTCGTGCGCGGGCTGCGCGCGAAAGCGAGGCTCGGCAGTCGCAATGCATGGGCATCCATTCTGTTTGAACGCATGCTGGGTTTGCTCACGCTCGCCTTGATTCCGGCGGCGGCACTCCTGATCTGGCAGCGCGACGTACCCGAGATATGGCTCTGGGGTTGCGGGGCCGTCGTCATCAACCTCGTGGTGGCACTGCTCTTCATCGATCGGGTACTCGAGCGATTTGGGCATATGGCGAGTTCGATTCCGCGGATCGCAGTTCTTCTTCACCGCTTGACCGATGCACTTCGCGGCGGGCTGTCGTCCTGGTCTGCGCGTCTCGAGACGGTTCTCTGGTCCGCAATCGTCCACGGATTGAATCTGACGATGCTCCTGCTCGTTGGTTCCGAGTGGTCGCAACCCGATCTGGTCAGCGCAATTCTCATCGGCGTTCCGATCGCGATCATCGGCGCGATGGTACCGATCAGCTTCGGCGGTTTCGGAGTGCGGGAGGGGCTGTTCGTGGTCACGCTCGGCCTGCTGGGGATCGAGAGCGATCGCGCGCTCGCGCTCTCGGTCGTCTGGATTCTGGCTCTCGTGCCTCCGGCAATCGTTGGCATCGGGGTGCTCGCCTTCGAGCGCACGAGCTGA
- a CDS encoding acyl-CoA/acyl-ACP dehydrogenase: protein MNFAFSEEQEAFRAEIRRFVEERWPIAEVRRLMETPEGFERTIWKQMAQDLGLQGIAIAEEHGGQGFGFVELGIALEEFGRQLSGGPFLSTTCMAVPAIQRLATPEQQAEWLGQIAAGELIATLALADAGDAATRGGINVSASTRGEEFALSGHKRFVIDGQNADLILVAARDGEALGLFAVRSDAVGLDVAAVDGFDPTRKLADLVLDATPAVRVGEAGDRGSFLQECQDIASVGLAADGLGGTESCLEAGVAYAKQRMQFSRPIGSFQAIKHKAAEVLLELELARSVGYWSWWVVDSREADLGEAASIAKSMVGDGYMRASRENIQIHGGMGYTWENDAHLFYKRARSADMLGGTPTAHRLRLAEGLGFPSSGRRE, encoded by the coding sequence ATGAACTTCGCCTTCAGTGAAGAGCAGGAAGCCTTTCGCGCAGAGATCCGTCGCTTTGTCGAAGAACGTTGGCCGATCGCGGAAGTCCGGCGTCTGATGGAAACGCCGGAAGGTTTTGAGCGCACGATCTGGAAGCAGATGGCGCAGGACCTGGGTCTCCAGGGAATCGCGATCGCCGAGGAACACGGAGGGCAGGGCTTCGGTTTCGTTGAACTCGGCATCGCGCTCGAGGAGTTTGGGCGCCAGCTTTCCGGAGGGCCGTTTCTGTCCACGACCTGCATGGCGGTTCCCGCGATCCAGAGACTGGCGACACCAGAACAACAAGCGGAGTGGTTGGGCCAGATCGCAGCTGGCGAGTTGATTGCCACTTTGGCGTTGGCCGATGCGGGAGATGCGGCGACGCGAGGCGGAATCAATGTGTCTGCTTCGACCCGGGGAGAGGAATTCGCGCTCAGCGGACACAAGCGTTTCGTGATCGATGGGCAGAACGCCGACCTGATCCTGGTGGCCGCTCGAGATGGGGAGGCGCTGGGCTTGTTCGCAGTACGCAGCGATGCAGTGGGTCTCGACGTGGCTGCGGTCGATGGCTTCGACCCCACGCGAAAACTCGCTGATCTGGTCCTTGATGCCACCCCTGCTGTTCGCGTCGGTGAGGCTGGTGATCGCGGGTCGTTCCTGCAGGAATGCCAGGACATCGCCAGCGTCGGGCTGGCTGCCGATGGGCTGGGCGGTACCGAGAGCTGCCTGGAAGCGGGCGTCGCCTACGCAAAACAGCGCATGCAATTCTCGCGGCCCATTGGCTCCTTCCAGGCCATCAAGCACAAGGCTGCTGAGGTGCTCCTGGAACTCGAACTCGCACGCTCCGTCGGCTACTGGAGCTGGTGGGTGGTCGACAGTCGCGAAGCCGATCTAGGTGAAGCGGCCAGCATTGCAAAGTCGATGGTTGGTGACGGGTACATGCGCGCCTCGCGAGAGAACATCCAGATACACGGTGGTATGGGCTATACCTGGGAGAACGACGCGCACTTGTTCTACAAGCGGGCCCGCAGCGCCGATATGCTCGGCGGTACTCCTACTGCGCATCGTCTGCGCCTGGCCGAGGGTCTGGGTTTTCCAAGTTCCGGACGTCGAGAATGA
- a CDS encoding acyl-CoA dehydrogenase produces the protein MDFSDSPEEAAFRAEASVFLDENAPEKVPNPYQQVTREAQLAALPGAREWHATQTRDGWGVLLWPVEHGGRGLGPIEQMIWNQEKSKRNLTESIFSPQVGMVGPTIIAHGTEEQKEQHLAGILNGDTMWCQLFSEPGAGSDLAGLATRGVRDGDDWIITGQKTWSSFADIADWGFMLVRTDPSLPKHEGISYFLVDMKQPGIETQPLRQMTGSELFCEVFFNEVRVPDSNRLGPVGGGWSVANTTLLHERMMMGGMGNQFSFDNLLRDARERGVQFDDVTLDEIGRVQAWSKALDMLNARIMTKVRLGKNPAAESSVMKLAMARLYSRCSDLGLRVQGAEALIQAGEWQKHFLTSPAFHIAGGSDEIQKNTAAERVLGLPRDPYDLRGTPFDQLPRSAR, from the coding sequence ATGGATTTTTCGGATTCCCCCGAAGAGGCGGCATTTCGCGCCGAGGCGAGTGTGTTTCTCGATGAGAACGCACCTGAGAAGGTTCCCAACCCTTATCAGCAGGTGACACGTGAGGCACAACTCGCGGCCTTGCCCGGCGCCCGCGAATGGCACGCTACCCAGACCCGAGACGGGTGGGGTGTGCTGCTCTGGCCTGTGGAGCACGGTGGCCGGGGGCTCGGCCCGATCGAGCAGATGATCTGGAATCAGGAGAAGAGCAAGAGAAACCTGACGGAGTCGATCTTCTCTCCCCAGGTCGGCATGGTCGGCCCTACGATCATCGCTCACGGTACAGAGGAACAGAAAGAGCAGCATCTCGCCGGAATTCTCAATGGTGACACGATGTGGTGTCAACTCTTCAGCGAGCCTGGGGCCGGTTCCGACCTCGCTGGTCTAGCGACCCGCGGCGTGCGCGACGGTGATGACTGGATCATCACCGGGCAGAAGACCTGGTCCTCTTTTGCGGATATCGCGGATTGGGGCTTCATGCTGGTACGCACCGATCCGAGCTTGCCGAAGCACGAAGGCATTTCCTATTTCCTGGTCGATATGAAACAGCCGGGAATCGAGACCCAGCCGCTGCGTCAGATGACGGGCAGCGAACTGTTCTGCGAGGTCTTCTTCAACGAGGTGCGAGTCCCAGACTCCAATCGGCTTGGGCCCGTCGGGGGTGGTTGGAGCGTCGCGAATACCACGCTCCTGCACGAACGCATGATGATGGGCGGCATGGGCAATCAGTTCTCGTTCGACAATCTCCTACGCGACGCGAGAGAACGCGGGGTTCAGTTCGATGATGTAACGCTGGATGAGATTGGCCGCGTCCAGGCCTGGTCAAAGGCCCTCGACATGCTCAATGCGCGCATCATGACGAAGGTGCGACTCGGGAAAAATCCGGCGGCGGAATCATCGGTGATGAAACTGGCGATGGCTCGGCTCTATTCGCGGTGTTCCGATCTGGGATTGCGCGTGCAGGGTGCAGAGGCACTCATTCAGGCGGGCGAATGGCAAAAGCATTTCCTGACTTCACCCGCTTTCCACATCGCGGGAGGATCCGACGAGATCCAGAAGAACACCGCTGCAGAACGTGTACTTGGCCTTCCCCGCGATCCATACGATCTGCGCGGTACACCGTTTGATCAGTTGCCGAGGTCGGCTCGATGA
- a CDS encoding FkbM family methyltransferase, with translation MGRDVERQIRRKAKQNWIRKPRALVRQWFRPLRKALRPEDHGDLVKRVNRAEQNVRHLLAARHADLVADAGTRHRMRLNEFSVYSQNGEDGLLLHLFDAIGTHDRRFIEFGIGNPLECNTAHLALDFGWRGLLIDPYSSQVEAAQRVHIEGQRVGVVREMLTPQNINGVFTANGFAGEIDLLSVDVDGNDYWLWEAISVVQPRVVVAEYNASMGPDEALTTPYDENFDRYQNHALGWYHGASLAALASLGRAKGYTLVACESSGFNAFFVRDDLAKDRFEAMSPSAAYYPDARRTRVASVEEQRKSLDGLELVSV, from the coding sequence ATGGGCCGGGACGTCGAGCGACAGATCAGGCGCAAAGCCAAGCAGAACTGGATCCGAAAGCCTCGCGCGCTAGTCCGGCAGTGGTTTCGGCCACTCCGCAAAGCGTTGCGTCCTGAGGATCACGGAGATCTGGTAAAGCGGGTCAATCGCGCGGAACAAAACGTCCGACATCTGCTGGCGGCCCGCCACGCTGATCTCGTAGCTGATGCCGGTACACGTCATCGCATGCGCCTGAACGAGTTCAGCGTCTATTCCCAGAACGGGGAAGACGGACTCCTCCTGCATCTCTTCGATGCGATCGGGACTCACGACCGGCGCTTTATCGAGTTCGGCATCGGAAACCCACTGGAGTGCAATACCGCTCATCTCGCGCTGGACTTTGGCTGGCGGGGTTTGCTCATCGATCCGTATTCCAGCCAGGTAGAAGCGGCCCAGCGTGTCCACATCGAGGGACAACGGGTAGGTGTGGTGCGGGAAATGCTGACGCCGCAGAACATCAATGGAGTCTTCACGGCGAACGGATTCGCAGGGGAGATCGATCTGCTCTCCGTCGATGTCGACGGAAATGACTACTGGCTCTGGGAAGCGATCTCGGTGGTCCAGCCCCGGGTTGTCGTTGCGGAGTACAACGCGTCGATGGGTCCCGACGAAGCTCTTACGACTCCGTACGACGAAAACTTCGATCGCTATCAGAACCACGCTCTGGGCTGGTACCACGGCGCATCTCTGGCGGCTCTCGCCTCGCTGGGGCGTGCCAAGGGCTACACATTGGTTGCCTGTGAATCGAGCGGGTTCAATGCGTTCTTCGTACGCGACGATCTGGCAAAGGACCGATTTGAAGCCATGTCGCCGTCCGCGGCGTACTACCCGGATGCCCGAAGGACTCGAGTCGCCAGTGTCGAAGAGCAACGCAAAAGCCTCGACGGACTCGAGCTCGTTTCAGTCTGA
- a CDS encoding DUF2255 family protein: MKSFITPLIAFFIMGCTSVIPPRASGPIDWGAVQAVEVPELLTLDADGSSRRTKLWLAVVDDRGYLRTSDSRWFANIQRDPNIELLIGGATYPLRASVVSDSDSELRTRVNLAFRSKYGIPDRVLGWFGNEGGKNMMQLERR, translated from the coding sequence TTGAAATCCTTCATCACGCCCCTGATCGCCTTCTTCATCATGGGCTGCACATCTGTAATACCTCCCAGAGCCTCAGGCCCGATCGACTGGGGGGCCGTCCAGGCGGTGGAAGTTCCGGAATTGCTCACTCTGGATGCGGACGGTAGCTCTCGCCGAACGAAGCTCTGGCTCGCAGTCGTTGATGATCGCGGCTACCTGCGAACCTCGGACTCACGTTGGTTTGCGAATATCCAGCGCGATCCGAATATTGAACTATTGATTGGCGGAGCCACCTACCCCCTTAGGGCCAGTGTGGTCTCGGACTCGGATTCGGAACTTCGCACTCGAGTGAACCTCGCCTTCCGCAGCAAGTACGGTATTCCGGACCGCGTCCTCGGCTGGTTCGGGAACGAAGGCGGAAAGAATATGATGCAGCTGGAGCGTCGTTAG
- a CDS encoding MFS transporter, with translation MSIPGQTMGVSVFTDHLMRVTAVSRTQLSSAYLVGTLMSGLLLPAAGSALDRYGTRATVVFASLMLACALWYMASIDHIAEAIAGALGTPTSSSISLAVLGFGFFSLRFSGQGLLTMVSRQLIGTWFDRLRGIVAGVSQPFVSFGFAAAPVGLALWIEQAGWRGAYLGMAIVVGGGMSLLGWLVYRDRPEDCGLQMDGDPADLPHSDDAVSVPSQEKEPEYTRPQALRTLAFWAVTFAMATQGLNITGITFHIVDLGAQEGLDSVSAVGIFPMMAIFSVTTSIVVGWLTNRVRLQFLVVFMMVFQVIGVVSIGSFGNPWMRGLAVMGMGVSGGCFPPLSTVAMPRFFGRGHLGAINSVMLMCIVWGSALGPMALALSRDLLGSYRPGLTVCATLPALAIVISLLARTPPRVPGEERA, from the coding sequence CTGAGCATACCGGGCCAGACGATGGGCGTGAGTGTCTTTACCGACCATCTCATGCGGGTGACCGCGGTCTCGCGCACGCAACTCTCCAGTGCCTATCTGGTGGGGACGCTCATGAGCGGTCTTTTGTTGCCGGCGGCGGGTTCCGCGCTCGATCGCTACGGAACTCGTGCCACTGTCGTATTTGCCTCGCTGATGCTGGCTTGCGCGCTCTGGTACATGGCATCGATTGATCACATCGCGGAAGCGATTGCTGGAGCCCTCGGTACACCGACTTCCTCGTCGATCTCCCTGGCCGTACTCGGCTTCGGCTTCTTCAGCCTGCGTTTCAGTGGCCAGGGTCTTTTGACCATGGTGAGTCGGCAATTGATCGGCACCTGGTTCGATCGCCTGCGCGGAATCGTCGCGGGTGTCTCCCAGCCGTTCGTATCGTTCGGTTTTGCGGCTGCGCCTGTGGGGCTCGCTCTCTGGATCGAACAAGCCGGATGGCGAGGTGCCTACCTCGGTATGGCGATCGTGGTTGGTGGTGGCATGTCGTTGCTCGGATGGTTGGTGTACCGCGACCGACCCGAGGACTGTGGGCTGCAGATGGACGGGGATCCGGCAGATCTCCCGCACTCGGACGACGCCGTCTCAGTTCCGAGCCAGGAGAAAGAGCCCGAATACACGCGTCCGCAAGCACTGCGCACGCTCGCGTTCTGGGCCGTGACATTCGCCATGGCGACACAGGGGCTGAACATCACTGGCATTACATTTCACATCGTGGATCTGGGAGCGCAGGAAGGCTTGGATTCGGTCTCGGCCGTGGGCATCTTTCCCATGATGGCGATATTCAGCGTGACGACGTCGATCGTCGTCGGCTGGCTCACGAATCGCGTGCGCCTGCAGTTCCTGGTCGTCTTCATGATGGTGTTTCAGGTGATCGGAGTCGTCTCGATCGGAAGCTTCGGGAATCCGTGGATGCGTGGGCTCGCAGTCATGGGTATGGGTGTCAGCGGTGGCTGTTTTCCGCCCTTGTCGACGGTAGCGATGCCGCGCTTCTTCGGGCGAGGGCACCTGGGTGCCATCAATAGCGTCATGTTGATGTGCATCGTATGGGGTAGCGCGCTCGGTCCGATGGCTCTGGCGTTGTCACGCGACTTGCTCGGATCCTATCGGCCGGGGCTGACGGTCTGTGCAACACTTCCCGCGCTCGCAATCGTGATCTCACTGCTGGCTCGCACACCTCCACGCGTGCCCGGGGAAGAACGAGCCTAA
- a CDS encoding GDYXXLXY domain-containing protein yields the protein MTRLWIFALVALGQLAVPAYMIREAERTLADGEVMRFRTAPVDPQDLFRGRYVRLDFEALRAKMTGEEFFQRNRAAHVLFERDAEGFARAIAIQEVPPDSVNFMTVHMLKFDSETNEIEFVLPVDRFYMEESLAPIAEREYARLRGRSAWAELRVRYGHTLIEQVFIDGVPLAQLAREVRE from the coding sequence GTGACGAGACTCTGGATATTCGCGCTCGTTGCGTTGGGGCAGCTTGCAGTTCCGGCGTACATGATTCGCGAGGCGGAACGAACGCTGGCTGATGGTGAGGTCATGCGCTTCCGCACCGCACCGGTCGATCCGCAGGATCTGTTTCGAGGCCGATACGTTCGACTGGACTTCGAAGCCTTGCGAGCCAAGATGACGGGCGAAGAGTTTTTTCAGCGCAATCGCGCTGCACACGTGCTGTTCGAAAGGGACGCCGAGGGTTTCGCGCGCGCCATTGCCATTCAGGAAGTACCACCAGACTCCGTGAACTTCATGACGGTCCACATGCTCAAATTCGACTCCGAAACGAATGAGATCGAGTTCGTGTTGCCTGTGGACCGCTTTTACATGGAGGAGAGTCTGGCACCGATCGCCGAACGCGAGTATGCGCGTCTGCGCGGCCGCTCCGCCTGGGCCGAACTGCGGGTCCGCTACGGTCACACCCTGATCGAGCAGGTCTTCATCGACGGCGTACCGCTGGCCCAACTCGCTCGCGAAGTGCGCGAGTGA
- a CDS encoding DUF2157 domain-containing protein, which produces MASKRHIRWLLDELPELVGEGVIDEGTADRVREHYETSGPNHSAPTIFAVLGSTFIGLGVLLLIAHNWDELTRGSRAALSIGLLALAQMIGAITLFRRRTAESVGASEASAVAIVFAVMASIALISQTYHFTGNLDDFLFTCLCLCLPLPYLTASRLAAALYLIGALAWLMTARSGSVAQSGSAYALFVAALLPFLWMCARSQKASFRDHALAAVAAITIPLGGLISLEFWQDRFALPVLAALASAAFASAIQHRRSSRPNAFVPITGQLGGILICALAFVFSYGNAWEELAEEAQKVSMGLPTLLTSGIGLLCAAYSVRVGLRCLSTGEFSQALFLAISPILLVAQELLLASGSPVIPTLLLNAYVLTLGLRLMIEGIRDGELRKANLGLVFVGGLIIARFSDMHWSFTIRGMAFIVLGVAFLLLNLRIRKRGTRA; this is translated from the coding sequence ATGGCGTCGAAGCGACACATTCGCTGGCTCCTGGATGAGCTTCCCGAACTGGTAGGCGAGGGCGTCATCGATGAAGGGACCGCAGATCGGGTTCGCGAGCACTACGAGACATCGGGGCCCAATCACTCAGCGCCTACGATCTTTGCCGTGCTGGGTTCCACGTTCATTGGACTGGGAGTCCTCCTGCTCATCGCCCACAACTGGGATGAGCTCACGCGGGGCAGTCGGGCGGCCCTGAGCATCGGATTGCTCGCACTTGCGCAGATGATCGGTGCGATCACGCTGTTCAGGCGGCGTACTGCAGAATCGGTCGGCGCGAGTGAGGCCAGCGCGGTGGCGATCGTGTTTGCGGTCATGGCGAGCATCGCCTTGATTTCCCAGACCTATCACTTCACGGGTAATCTGGACGACTTCCTGTTCACCTGTTTGTGTCTCTGTCTTCCACTTCCGTATCTGACCGCTTCTCGTCTGGCGGCCGCTCTCTATCTGATTGGCGCGCTGGCCTGGCTGATGACCGCCCGCTCCGGGTCGGTGGCGCAATCCGGATCCGCCTACGCGCTCTTCGTAGCTGCGCTCCTGCCTTTCTTGTGGATGTGCGCTCGCAGCCAAAAGGCCTCGTTTCGAGATCACGCACTGGCGGCAGTCGCAGCTATCACGATTCCTCTCGGCGGGTTGATATCGTTGGAATTCTGGCAAGACCGTTTCGCGTTACCCGTCCTGGCTGCGCTGGCTTCCGCGGCTTTTGCATCCGCGATCCAGCACCGGCGGAGCAGTCGGCCCAATGCCTTCGTGCCCATCACCGGTCAGCTCGGTGGAATACTGATCTGTGCGCTTGCGTTTGTGTTCAGTTACGGCAATGCCTGGGAAGAACTCGCCGAGGAAGCGCAAAAGGTTTCAATGGGTCTACCGACCCTGCTCACATCTGGCATCGGGCTCCTCTGTGCAGCTTACTCAGTGCGAGTCGGATTGCGCTGTCTGTCGACGGGCGAGTTCTCGCAGGCGCTGTTCCTGGCAATCTCTCCGATCCTGCTCGTAGCTCAGGAACTCTTGCTGGCCAGCGGCTCCCCGGTGATTCCCACTCTCCTGCTCAATGCCTATGTGCTGACGCTGGGGCTCAGGCTGATGATCGAAGGAATTCGCGACGGCGAGCTGCGCAAGGCGAATCTCGGACTGGTGTTCGTAGGTGGCCTGATCATCGCGCGTTTCTCTGATATGCACTGGAGCTTCACGATTCGCGGAATGGCGTTCATCGTATTGGGCGTGGCATTCCTATTGCTGAACCTGCGGATTCGAAAGCGGGGAACACGAGCGTGA